ATCATAATTTTTATGCTGTTCAGTTCCTAAAACCTTGCCAATACTCGCCCCAAAAGATAGGGAAATCCTGCATACTGCTCGATTATCGTCATAATACAATACATTCTCATCGCTGCTCGCGGTATTGAACTTTACTCTATTGGAAATCGAtccatatttaatatatgcatCAGCATATCTCGGGAAATGCGTCTTATAGACATCAGACACAAAACTCAAATCGTTCTGTGAAAATATATGGGTAATTTCATTATTGATGGCGTATATAATTTCCTTTATGCCACCAGCTAAAATATTAGTTTTCGGtagaaatttggaatgtttgtaactaattccTTTAACATCTAGGTACATAATTCTCACGCGGATATAACTCTCCAGATCATCCGATCTTATTATGTAATATGACGAAGGCAATAATATATTCTGGAGACACATTTCGTAGGAGCGTCTAGAATCCAGCACAAGTTGATTATACAGtctgttttcaaaagcactaGGTACGTTATTAGGAAATAAATCTGTATTAGAAACACTAGTAGCGTAAATAACGTGGCTATCCATTGCTGGACTAAGAATGAATAAactaaaaacaaaacagaacatcTATTTATACACTCACCTTTAGTAAGCTAGCCAAGTTGCTCCTCCGCCAACTTTAGGGCGTTTAGTTTCTCCAGCAGTTGTAGTAGGAGCATACACCCGTTTTCTTCTTAGTAGCAGTCATCATTAAATACTTGTTTACGAGATTCTGTATTCCTAAACATTTCTCGTGGAATTGAGGTTAAAGAGATGAATAATTTAACCAGCGGTAATTTTTCTCGTGGGAATACAGAGCGGTGAATTgtcattttagttaaaatatcatcaattatgtttattccagtcactggCATTTGCAGATTCCCATTGACGTCCCATTGTACCATcttgctttcatcaaaataattcaacagcgaagtagcataatcatgatctttagctttcaattttaaatgtaccaaatgtactattgaaggattagctcgtactgaaactggtgctactggagtacttgctgctggtgttggagctAGTGATGGCGATACTTCTGCTTTTTTAACTACTGGTAGTTTAGCAGGTCCCTCATCGATGGATTTACGAGGTACTAGATAatattctttcattttttatttattaaatagcctggaaattaaactagcagctatgggtaataatataccgaggatactgcctcctttacgagtcaataaaatacgctttttgtttgaaattgagggtttcttgcaagccagcgaatgcaaggtgtctctgtatttcttcaatttgactataactttctttttaaccggaagcctatttttcagaaaattttttaaaatttctgacaagcaatgaatatgtgtttttttaaactgagcaatcaattttttcctggctgaggaattaagtttgctcagcaaggtcactaactctctgtacttgtatactaatggcttcttcatatcttcaacaaatcatcagcatcaatccactgatcaaatgaagaaTCGTAGCCTTCGTACCTTACTTTATACTGTAATTTATTATTGGGTAATGTACGTTTGCGTAGCACCTTCTCAATATTATATGCAGCTGGTAAATGGGTAAGGGTTAATTCTTCCTTATAAAACCCCCCGTCAATGGGCTTGTTATTCAAatcttgtaaaaaatataatgggATAGGCTGGCTTTTATCTATACGAATAATTCTGAAAATTTCTTCCGTGTTTTGTCTAGCAAAACCTTTCTTGAATGTCGAAATTCTGGTGGAGAGAGTAATGCGAACTGTGTCTCCCACAGCTAGTAGAGAACTAAGACCTGCTTTAGGTTTGTCCTTACTTTTATACATGAGATTGAACTGTTTCTTTATATCTTGTGGACGAGATAAAGCATGAACGTCAACTGGAGTCCGACCACCTAACCCTCGGTGGGGTGCTGTGTTATAGGCCTTTATGATATCAGGCAATATGGGCAGATATCTCGAGGTATTGTGCGcagtcatatatttataaatcttAGTTTTCATGGTACGTATAAAGCGTTCGGCGATAGCGGCTTTTGTTTCTTGAGAAAATACGCTATACAGTTTAATATTTTTAGCTGCAAGCATTCGTTGCATATGAGAATTAAAAAATTCACCTCTTCGATCTGTATTAATTTTACATATTCCTTGGAAATATGAGGATTCCAATATGTTTTTCAGAGCTTTACTCACAGTCTGTCCATCTTTGCGTATCAGAGGTGCTACTTGCGCATACCGTGAAAAAATATCGACACAGACGAGAATGTATTTAATATCATCATTGTGTTTAGCTATTAATCCCATTTCTGCTAAATCACAAGCAAAATATATACGGGGTTTAGGACTCAGTACCTTTCTTCGTTGAAATTTGCGAGGTTTTAATGTGTGCAAAGTGTAGGCTTTAGACGATTTCAAGTATTCTTTCACATCTGATAGCGTAATATCTGGCTTTAGGGTTTTAGCTGCTTTATACAACCTATTGACCCCCCCTAACCCTCCTGTGGATGCGGGGTTATAATAAATTTTATCTAGTACGTGCTCCATCTTCTAATAAAGTGATATCGAATTGTATGGTTTTAGCTGTTTTATACATCCGATataccaacccccctaacctccccttgtggtggttgttgttgttgtggggaacacatcctatacgcccaacccccctaacctccccttgtggttgttgttgttgttgtgggggacacatcctatacacccaaccccACTAACCTCCCCTTGTTGTTTAGTACGTTCACCATTGGTAAACAATTTCGTATGGAAGCTCACCAACAATATTGCTACGGAAGGTGATGCGTTCAGGGGTTTTCACTCCTAAATCCACCAATAAATATCCATAAGGTTTACTGATGGCTTTCTTGTAGATATCCAAAAGCTTTTTAGAATCTTGTTTTCCAAATAACTGCCGCCCTAAAGTCTCAATTTGAGCTAAATCTCTAGATTTCACTAATATGAAATGGGAGGCGTTTAAGCTGATACTTCTAGCATATTTcccagagaaaaatatattttgggtaatgAATATGCACGAAATAGCAAGATGTCTGCCTTTAGTGAAGATATCAGACACAATTTTGGAATTGGCAGATTCGATGAACAAGTCAtcgataataattaaaataggcgAATCATCTGTACGTACATCTAAAGGGTCAATAATTTTAGAATGAgctattattttcttgttaattactgGATCGTCTAGCAATGCTCTGTAACTGCCGCCGCATATAATAATACTGGAGAATTTCAGATGGTATTTTTGTACGAGTTTAGTGCACAAATGAGATTTTCCGCCATTGGAAAATCCTGCAATGATTATTCTGCTAGGTTCATTGAAAATATCGAGTTGTTCTTCAGTGATAGGTGAACTATCCATGACTCGTGTTGGGTTTGTACTGACATAAGTATGATAAGgttattatatttaaacatgggaggttttcatagaAACATCAAAGCATacatttcatatttttatttttttttgcataGAACATTTTTCAAAACATAGGTTAGGGGGGCACTGTTTTATAAAAACACCAAAGTGTACATttcacaatttttattttttttatgtacaaca
The genomic region above belongs to Procambarus clarkii isolate CNS0578487 chromosome 33, FALCON_Pclarkii_2.0, whole genome shotgun sequence and contains:
- the LOC138370749 gene encoding uncharacterized protein, with translation MKTKIYKYMTAHNTSRYLPILPDIIKAYNTAPHRGLGGRTPVDVHALSRPQDIKKQFNLMYKSKDKPKAGLSSLLAVGDTVRITLSTRISTFKKGFARQNTEEIFRIIRIDKSQPIPLYFLQDLNNKPIDGGFYKEELTLTHLPAAYNIEKVLRKRTLPNNKLQYKVRYEGYDSSFDQWIDADDLLKI